In Streptomyces sp. NBC_00569, a single genomic region encodes these proteins:
- a CDS encoding rhodanese-like domain-containing protein, whose translation MNTTTLTVGAVRERLHTLVVIDVRTPGEYAGGHLPGAHNIPLDDLEHALPTLREAADRSDLLVVCASGARSQNASVTLSRNGIRAAGLEGGTAAWVSAGGDLHRPAATAAPKWAMDRQVRLTAGSVVLLGLLLGLVIHPAFQLLSAGIAAGLVFSALSNSCAMATLLGKLPYNRTDRTDLNTTLAALRNH comes from the coding sequence ATGAATACGACCACCCTCACCGTCGGCGCCGTCCGGGAACGTCTGCACACCCTGGTCGTCATCGACGTACGCACCCCCGGCGAATACGCCGGCGGACACCTGCCCGGCGCCCACAACATCCCCCTCGACGACCTGGAACACGCACTGCCCACCCTCCGCGAGGCCGCCGACCGCAGCGACCTGCTCGTGGTCTGCGCCTCCGGCGCCCGCTCGCAGAACGCGAGCGTCACCCTCTCCCGTAACGGCATCCGAGCCGCCGGCCTCGAAGGCGGGACCGCCGCCTGGGTCTCGGCGGGTGGTGACCTGCACCGTCCCGCCGCCACCGCGGCACCCAAGTGGGCCATGGACCGCCAAGTCCGCCTGACCGCGGGTTCCGTCGTCCTCCTCGGCCTGCTCCTCGGCCTGGTGATCCACCCCGCCTTCCAGCTGCTCTCCGCAGGCATCGCCGCCGGCCTCGTCTTTTCCGCGCTCTCCAACAGCTGCGCCATGGCCACCCTGCTCGGGAAGCTTCCCTACAACCGCACGGACCGCACCGACCTGAACACCACCCTCGCCGCCCTGCGAAACCACTGA
- a CDS encoding MFS transporter: protein MDGDRGAWRKCSLAGAVFAVCMAGTTLPTPLYGLYQDKFGFSELTVTVVYAVYAFGVIGVLLLTGNASDAVGRRPVLLWGLGFAAASAVCFLGATGLGWLYAGRLLSGFAAGLFTGAATVYVIELAPHGGGPRATFVATAANMGGLGCGPLLAGLLAQYAAWPLYLPFTVHLALVAASAAVLLWLPETVAERRALSTVRPQRPSLPPQVRPVFGPAAIASFVGFALFGVFTSVSPAFLAESLDVDNHAVSGLVVALAFFASTAGQLAVTRVGMERSLPLGCAALLAGLALLAGALRWDLLFLVVLSALVGGTGQGLAFRGALGAVAEASPPDHRASVISTLFVVAYAGISVPVIGVGVLTGPIGLEGAGLVFIAVMAVLVSTAGVYLVRRLRRTTPEHARSAP, encoded by the coding sequence ATGGACGGTGATCGCGGAGCATGGCGTAAGTGTTCTCTTGCCGGCGCGGTGTTCGCCGTGTGCATGGCCGGGACCACCCTGCCGACCCCGCTCTACGGGCTCTACCAGGACAAGTTCGGGTTCTCCGAGCTGACGGTGACCGTCGTCTATGCGGTGTACGCCTTCGGGGTCATCGGTGTGCTGTTGCTGACCGGCAACGCGTCGGACGCCGTCGGGCGGCGGCCGGTGTTGTTGTGGGGTCTGGGATTCGCAGCCGCCAGCGCCGTCTGCTTCCTCGGCGCCACCGGGCTGGGGTGGCTGTACGCGGGGCGACTGCTCTCCGGGTTCGCCGCCGGGCTGTTCACCGGCGCCGCCACCGTGTATGTGATCGAGCTGGCGCCGCACGGCGGTGGCCCCCGGGCCACGTTCGTGGCGACCGCCGCCAACATGGGCGGGCTTGGCTGCGGTCCGCTGCTCGCCGGGCTGCTCGCCCAGTACGCCGCCTGGCCCCTGTACCTGCCCTTCACCGTGCACCTCGCGCTGGTGGCCGCCTCGGCCGCCGTACTGCTGTGGCTGCCGGAGACCGTGGCCGAGCGGCGGGCACTGAGCACCGTACGGCCGCAGCGGCCCAGCCTTCCCCCGCAGGTGCGGCCGGTCTTCGGGCCCGCCGCGATCGCCTCGTTCGTGGGGTTCGCGTTGTTCGGGGTGTTCACCTCGGTCAGTCCGGCGTTCCTCGCCGAGTCCCTGGACGTGGACAACCACGCCGTCAGCGGTCTGGTCGTCGCGCTCGCCTTCTTCGCCTCGACCGCGGGGCAACTGGCGGTCACCCGGGTCGGAATGGAGCGATCCCTGCCGCTGGGCTGCGCCGCGCTCCTCGCCGGGCTGGCGCTGCTCGCGGGCGCGCTGCGATGGGACCTGCTGTTCCTGGTGGTGCTGAGCGCGCTCGTCGGCGGTACGGGACAGGGGCTGGCATTTCGTGGCGCGCTCGGCGCGGTGGCCGAGGCGTCTCCCCCGGACCATCGCGCGTCCGTGATCTCCACCCTGTTCGTGGTGGCATACGCGGGCATCTCCGTACCGGTCATCGGTGTCGGAGTACTGACCGGCCCGATCGGCCTGGAGGGCGCCGGGCTCGTGTTCATCGCGGTCATGGCGGTCCTGGTGTCGACCGCGGGTGTCTACCTGGTCCGGCGGCTGCGGCGCACGACACCTGAGCACGCACGCTCTGCCCCGTAG
- a CDS encoding sulfite exporter TauE/SafE family protein, whose amino-acid sequence MSVLILALVAGAVVGLALGGLGGGGSVLAVPALIYLLGFTPVAATTASLIIVTLTSISSLTAHARDGNVRWRSGLLFAAAGIGPAMLGGLAAGHIPATALTIAFSVIAALAAWRMLRPSRPAQEGPVPGSPAEDGPVHDSPAQDRPVRPPRAAGSGAGLGAVTGVLGVGGGFLAVPALVGVLGLRMKTAVGTSLLVIVINSLAALATRTGTADGLDWAVIAPFTAAAILGAWDGKRLATKISGNRLQRVFAYVLLAVAACMLLDSLI is encoded by the coding sequence ATGAGTGTGCTCATCCTTGCCCTGGTGGCAGGCGCCGTGGTCGGCCTGGCCTTGGGCGGACTCGGCGGAGGCGGCAGCGTCCTGGCGGTGCCCGCACTGATCTACCTGCTCGGCTTCACCCCCGTCGCCGCCACCACCGCGAGCCTGATCATCGTCACCCTGACATCCATCAGCTCACTGACCGCTCACGCCCGGGACGGCAACGTCCGCTGGCGGTCCGGACTGCTGTTCGCCGCCGCGGGCATCGGCCCCGCCATGCTCGGCGGCCTCGCGGCAGGCCACATACCCGCCACCGCACTGACCATCGCCTTCTCGGTGATCGCCGCACTCGCCGCCTGGCGGATGCTCCGTCCGAGCCGCCCGGCACAAGAGGGCCCCGTACCAGGCAGTCCCGCGGAAGACGGCCCCGTCCACGACAGTCCCGCACAGGACCGGCCCGTGCGGCCGCCCAGAGCGGCAGGATCCGGAGCCGGGCTCGGCGCCGTCACGGGCGTGCTCGGCGTCGGCGGGGGGTTCCTCGCCGTACCCGCCCTGGTCGGCGTCCTCGGCCTGCGAATGAAGACCGCCGTCGGCACGAGCCTCCTCGTCATCGTCATCAATTCGCTCGCCGCACTGGCCACCCGCACCGGCACCGCCGACGGCCTCGACTGGGCCGTCATCGCCCCCTTCACCGCAGCCGCGATCCTCGGAGCCTGGGACGGCAAGCGCCTCGCGACGAAGATCTCCGGCAACCGCCTGCAGCGCGTCTTCGCCTACGTCCTGCTGGCCGTTGCCGCCTGCATGCTCCTCGACAGCCTCATCTGA
- a CDS encoding metal-sensitive transcriptional regulator: MTPTVPNPAPKATNAHDEASARAVLNRLRRAQGQLAGVITMVEEGRDCRDVVTQLAAVSRALDRAGFKILASRMRECLTSTEDGGTPAMNEEELEKLFLTLA, translated from the coding sequence ATGACCCCGACCGTGCCGAACCCGGCCCCCAAGGCCACCAACGCCCACGACGAAGCCTCCGCGCGCGCAGTGCTCAACCGCCTGCGCCGTGCCCAGGGGCAGCTGGCAGGAGTCATCACGATGGTCGAGGAAGGCCGCGACTGCCGGGACGTCGTCACCCAGCTCGCCGCCGTCAGCCGCGCGCTGGACCGCGCCGGCTTCAAAATCCTCGCCAGCCGGATGCGCGAATGCCTGACCTCCACCGAGGACGGCGGCACCCCCGCCATGAACGAGGAGGAGCTGGAAAAGCTCTTCCTCACGCTGGCCTGA
- a CDS encoding phosphotriesterase family protein — MAMVETVRGPVDSATLERTYMHEHIFVLTPDVQQNYPGEWGDEDARIADAVDKLGALSAQGVRTIVDPTVIGLGRYIPRIQRVAEQLPDLNIIVATGCYAYGEVPFFFHHRGPALNEAAGTEVPDPMVDLFVGDIEDGIAGTGVKAGLLKCAIDQQGLTPGVERVMRAVAKAHLRTGTPITVHTHPGAHTGSQVKRVLCDEEGVDPGRVVLGHSGDTTDVDHLGELAEAGFVLGMDRFGINLETTFEARAETVVEMCRRGYADRMVLSQDASCYIDWIDPAVMPLLPQWHYLHIADEVLPYLERRGVTEEQIDTMLVDVPRRYFEADAKG, encoded by the coding sequence ATGGCCATGGTGGAGACCGTCCGGGGGCCGGTGGACTCGGCCACGCTGGAGCGCACCTACATGCACGAGCACATCTTCGTGCTGACCCCGGACGTGCAGCAGAACTACCCGGGGGAGTGGGGTGACGAGGACGCCCGGATCGCCGACGCGGTGGACAAGCTCGGTGCGCTCAGCGCCCAGGGCGTCCGTACCATCGTCGACCCGACGGTGATCGGCCTCGGCCGGTACATTCCACGGATCCAGCGCGTCGCCGAGCAGCTTCCCGACCTCAACATCATTGTGGCGACGGGCTGTTATGCGTACGGGGAGGTGCCGTTCTTCTTCCACCACCGGGGTCCGGCGCTGAACGAGGCCGCGGGAACGGAGGTGCCGGACCCGATGGTGGACCTGTTCGTCGGCGACATCGAGGACGGCATCGCCGGCACCGGCGTCAAGGCCGGCCTGCTCAAGTGCGCCATCGACCAGCAGGGCCTCACGCCGGGTGTGGAGCGGGTGATGCGTGCGGTGGCCAAGGCGCATCTGCGCACCGGCACCCCGATCACCGTGCACACCCACCCAGGGGCGCACACGGGGTCGCAGGTCAAGCGTGTGCTGTGCGACGAGGAGGGCGTGGACCCGGGCCGGGTCGTGCTCGGACACAGCGGTGACACCACTGACGTGGACCACCTCGGCGAACTGGCCGAAGCCGGGTTCGTGCTCGGGATGGACCGGTTCGGGATCAATCTCGAGACCACCTTCGAGGCCCGGGCCGAGACGGTGGTGGAGATGTGCCGACGGGGGTACGCCGACCGGATGGTGCTCTCACAGGACGCCTCCTGCTACATCGACTGGATCGACCCGGCCGTCATGCCGCTGCTGCCGCAGTGGCACTACCTGCACATCGCGGACGAGGTGCTGCCCTACCTCGAACGGCGCGGGGTCACCGAGGAACAGATCGACACGATGCTCGTCGACGTACCCCGCCGCTACTTCGAGGCCGACGCGAAGGGCTAG
- a CDS encoding 4-hydroxybenzoate 3-monooxygenase → MNPLQFPKTPAPQRVSVVVVGAGPAGLTVANILRPAGVDCVVLETETREFIEQRPRAGVVEEWAVRALEERGLAENLLRTAQRHTACEFRFDGRRHRFSYGELTGKNHYIYPQPMLVTDLVREYADVRDGDIRFGVRDVQVHDVDTDQPSVSYTCPRSGQRQVIHCDFVAGCDGARGVTRRALPADRFPVARHDYGIGWLSLLAEAPPSSDCVLFGIHQDGFAGQMPRSPEVTRYYLQCPPGDDPEKWPHERVWAELRRRLAVEGAPELVEGRLIEKRMLDMHDYVVEPMASGRLFLAGDAAHLVAPIAAKGMNLALHDAFLLGDALVARLTQEADGNSSGLDGYSEACLRRVWDYQEFSQWLSDVYHGSAAGEPFRRGTTLARLRRLFTSPVAAAAFAEQYLGTAERY, encoded by the coding sequence GTGAACCCTCTTCAGTTTCCCAAAACCCCTGCTCCACAACGTGTTTCGGTAGTCGTGGTCGGTGCCGGTCCCGCCGGGCTGACCGTCGCGAACATCCTGAGACCTGCCGGGGTCGACTGCGTGGTCCTCGAGACCGAGACGCGGGAGTTCATCGAGCAGCGGCCGCGCGCCGGGGTCGTCGAGGAGTGGGCGGTTCGCGCCCTGGAGGAACGGGGTCTCGCCGAGAACCTGCTGCGGACGGCGCAGCGTCACACCGCGTGTGAATTCCGGTTCGACGGCCGCCGACACCGGTTCTCCTACGGTGAATTGACGGGGAAGAACCACTACATCTACCCCCAGCCGATGCTCGTCACTGATCTTGTGCGTGAGTACGCCGATGTGCGGGACGGTGACATCAGGTTCGGCGTCCGGGACGTTCAGGTGCACGACGTCGACACCGACCAGCCATCGGTCTCGTACACCTGCCCCCGATCCGGTCAACGCCAAGTGATTCATTGCGACTTCGTCGCAGGGTGTGACGGGGCGCGTGGAGTGACGCGGCGCGCGCTGCCCGCCGATCGGTTCCCGGTCGCGCGCCACGACTACGGCATAGGCTGGCTGTCCCTGCTGGCCGAGGCGCCGCCTTCCTCCGACTGTGTGCTTTTCGGCATCCACCAGGACGGATTCGCCGGACAGATGCCTCGCAGCCCCGAGGTGACCCGTTACTACCTGCAGTGCCCGCCCGGCGACGACCCGGAGAAGTGGCCGCACGAGCGCGTGTGGGCCGAACTGCGCCGTCGGCTCGCTGTGGAGGGTGCCCCCGAGTTGGTCGAGGGGCGGTTGATCGAGAAGCGGATGCTCGACATGCATGACTATGTCGTCGAGCCGATGGCTTCCGGGCGGCTCTTCCTGGCGGGCGACGCCGCCCACCTCGTGGCACCGATCGCGGCGAAGGGCATGAACCTCGCTCTCCACGACGCCTTCCTGCTCGGGGACGCACTGGTCGCCCGCCTCACGCAGGAAGCCGACGGCAACAGCAGCGGCCTGGACGGCTATTCGGAGGCCTGCCTGCGTCGTGTGTGGGACTACCAGGAGTTCTCGCAGTGGCTGTCCGACGTGTATCACGGGTCTGCCGCGGGGGAGCCGTTCCGAAGAGGTACCACCCTCGCCCGGCTGCGACGCCTGTTCACCTCGCCGGTCGCGGCGGCCGCCTTCGCCGAGCAGTATCTCGGCACGGCCGAGCGCTACTGA
- a CDS encoding pyruvate carboxylase, with protein MFRKVLVANRGEIAIRAFRAGFELGARTVAVFPHEDRNSLHRMKADEAYEIGEAGHPVRAYLSVEEIIRAARKAGADAIYPGYGFLSENPELALACERSGITFVGPSAETLELTGNKARAVAAARAAGVPVLGSSQPSTDVDELVRAADDLGFPLFVKAVAGGGGRGMRRVEDAATLRESIEAAAREAESAFGDPTVFLEKAVVEPRHIEVQILADGEGRVIHLFERDCSLQRRHQKVIELAPAPNLDPEVRERICADAVKFARQIGYRNAGTVEFLLDPAGQHVFIEMNPRIQVEHTVTEEVTDVDLVQSQLRIAAGETLDDLGLSQDTVRLRGAALQCRITTEDPANGFRPDTGQISAYRSPGGSGIRLDGGTTHAGTEISAHFDSMLVKLTCRGRDFETAVGRARRAVAEFRIRGVSTNIPFLQAVLDDPDFAAGRVTTSFIETRPHLLTARHSADRGSKLLTYLADVTVNKPHGERPPLIDAATKLPRLPEGAPPAGSKQKLTELGPEGFARWLRASPTIGVTDTTFRDAHQSLLATRVRTKDLLAVAPAVAQTVPQLLSLECWGGATYDVALRFLAEDPWDRLAELRAAVPNICLQMLLRGRNTVGYTPYPTEVTNAFVQEAAATGIDIFRIFDALNDVGQMRPAIEAVRETGSAVAEVALCYTSDLSDPSEKLYTLDYYLRLAEQIVDAGAHVLAVKDMAGLLRAPAAAKLVSALRREFDLPVHIHTHDTAGGQLATYLAAIQAGADAVDGAVASMAGTTSQPSLSAIVAATNHSERPTGLDLQAVCDLEPYWESVRKIYAPFEAGLSSPTGRVYHHEIPGGQLSNLRTQAIALGLGDRFEDIEAMYAAADRILGHLVKVTPSSKVVGDLALHLVGAGVSPEDFEAEPNSFDLPSSVIGFLHGELGLPPGGWPEPFRTKALQGRTGPEPMRELSAEERAGLAKDPRATLNQLLFPGPTKEFENHRQAYGDTSVLASKDFFYGISPGREYSVDLEPGVRLLIELEAIGEADERGVRTVMATLNGQLRPIQVRDHSVASDIPATEKADKANSNHVAAPFAGVVTLAVAEGDTVEAGATVATIEAMKMEASITAPKGGTVSRLAINAIQQVEGGDLLVELA; from the coding sequence ATGTTCCGTAAGGTGCTCGTCGCCAACCGCGGAGAGATCGCGATCCGGGCGTTCCGCGCCGGCTTTGAGCTAGGGGCTCGAACCGTCGCGGTGTTCCCCCACGAGGACCGCAACTCCCTGCACCGGATGAAGGCGGACGAAGCCTACGAGATCGGCGAGGCCGGGCACCCCGTGCGGGCCTATCTCTCCGTCGAGGAGATCATCCGCGCGGCGCGCAAGGCCGGCGCCGACGCCATCTATCCCGGGTACGGCTTCCTGTCCGAGAACCCCGAACTGGCCCTCGCGTGTGAGCGTTCCGGCATCACGTTCGTCGGGCCGAGCGCGGAGACGCTCGAACTGACGGGGAACAAGGCGCGTGCCGTGGCCGCGGCCCGCGCGGCCGGCGTACCGGTCCTCGGCTCCTCGCAGCCCTCCACCGACGTCGACGAACTGGTCCGGGCGGCCGACGATCTCGGTTTCCCGCTCTTCGTGAAGGCCGTGGCCGGTGGCGGCGGGCGCGGCATGCGGCGCGTCGAGGACGCGGCGACGCTGCGCGAGTCGATCGAGGCGGCGGCCCGTGAGGCCGAGTCGGCGTTCGGCGACCCGACCGTCTTCCTGGAGAAGGCCGTCGTCGAGCCCCGGCACATCGAGGTGCAGATCCTCGCCGACGGCGAGGGCCGGGTCATCCATCTCTTCGAGCGCGACTGCTCCTTGCAGCGACGCCACCAGAAGGTGATCGAGCTGGCCCCCGCGCCGAACCTCGATCCCGAGGTACGCGAGCGGATCTGCGCCGACGCCGTGAAGTTCGCCCGGCAGATCGGCTACCGCAACGCGGGCACCGTGGAATTCCTCCTCGACCCCGCCGGACAGCATGTGTTCATCGAGATGAACCCGCGGATCCAGGTCGAGCACACGGTGACCGAGGAAGTCACCGATGTGGACCTCGTCCAGTCCCAGCTGCGGATCGCCGCCGGCGAGACGCTGGACGACCTCGGCCTGTCCCAGGACACCGTCCGCCTCCGCGGCGCCGCGCTGCAGTGCAGGATCACCACCGAGGACCCGGCCAACGGTTTCCGCCCCGACACCGGCCAGATCAGCGCCTACCGTTCCCCGGGCGGCTCCGGCATCCGGCTGGACGGCGGCACCACTCATGCCGGTACGGAGATCAGCGCGCACTTCGACTCGATGCTGGTCAAACTCACGTGCCGGGGACGGGACTTCGAGACGGCGGTGGGCCGGGCCCGGCGTGCCGTCGCCGAGTTCCGCATCCGTGGTGTGTCGACGAACATCCCCTTCCTCCAGGCCGTTCTCGACGATCCCGACTTCGCCGCCGGACGCGTCACCACCTCGTTCATCGAGACACGACCCCATCTGCTGACCGCCCGTCACTCGGCGGACCGCGGCTCGAAGTTGCTCACCTACCTCGCCGATGTCACGGTCAACAAGCCGCACGGCGAGCGGCCCCCGCTGATCGACGCGGCGACCAAGCTGCCACGGCTGCCCGAAGGCGCGCCGCCGGCCGGCTCCAAGCAGAAGCTGACGGAGCTCGGCCCCGAGGGCTTCGCCCGGTGGCTGCGCGCCTCGCCCACCATCGGTGTCACCGACACCACGTTCCGGGACGCGCATCAGTCGCTGCTCGCCACCCGGGTCCGTACCAAGGACCTGCTCGCCGTGGCACCGGCCGTGGCGCAGACGGTGCCGCAGCTGCTTTCGCTGGAGTGCTGGGGCGGCGCGACCTACGACGTCGCGCTGCGCTTCCTCGCCGAGGACCCGTGGGACCGGCTCGCCGAACTGCGCGCGGCCGTGCCCAACATCTGCCTGCAGATGCTGCTGCGCGGCCGTAACACCGTCGGCTACACGCCGTACCCCACCGAGGTGACCAACGCCTTCGTGCAAGAGGCGGCCGCGACCGGCATCGACATCTTCCGCATCTTCGACGCCCTGAACGACGTGGGTCAGATGCGGCCCGCCATCGAGGCGGTGCGTGAGACCGGCTCGGCGGTCGCGGAGGTGGCCCTGTGCTACACCTCAGACCTGTCCGACCCGTCGGAGAAGCTCTACACGCTCGACTACTACCTGCGTCTCGCGGAGCAGATCGTGGACGCGGGCGCCCATGTGCTCGCGGTCAAGGACATGGCGGGGCTGCTGCGCGCTCCCGCGGCGGCGAAGCTCGTCTCCGCGCTGCGCAGGGAGTTCGATCTGCCCGTACACATCCACACCCACGACACCGCGGGTGGCCAGCTGGCCACCTATCTCGCGGCGATCCAGGCGGGCGCGGACGCGGTGGACGGAGCGGTGGCGTCGATGGCGGGCACCACCTCGCAGCCGTCGCTGTCGGCGATCGTCGCCGCCACCAACCATTCGGAGCGGCCGACCGGCCTTGATCTTCAGGCGGTCTGCGATCTGGAGCCGTACTGGGAGAGCGTGCGCAAGATCTACGCGCCGTTCGAGGCGGGCCTGTCCTCACCGACCGGCCGCGTCTACCACCACGAGATCCCGGGCGGCCAGCTGTCCAATCTCCGGACGCAGGCCATCGCGCTCGGGCTCGGCGACCGCTTCGAGGACATCGAAGCCATGTACGCCGCCGCCGACCGGATCCTCGGCCACCTCGTGAAGGTCACCCCTTCGTCCAAGGTGGTCGGCGACCTCGCGCTGCACCTCGTGGGCGCCGGGGTGTCGCCCGAGGACTTCGAGGCCGAGCCGAACTCGTTCGACCTCCCGTCCTCGGTCATCGGGTTCCTGCACGGCGAGCTGGGCCTGCCGCCCGGCGGGTGGCCGGAGCCGTTCCGCACCAAGGCGCTGCAGGGACGCACGGGCCCCGAGCCGATGCGCGAGCTGTCCGCCGAGGAGCGCGCCGGGCTTGCGAAGGACCCGCGGGCGACGCTGAACCAGCTGCTGTTCCCCGGCCCGACCAAGGAATTCGAGAACCACCGGCAGGCCTACGGCGACACCAGCGTGCTGGCGAGCAAGGACTTCTTCTACGGCATCAGCCCCGGGCGCGAGTACTCCGTGGACCTGGAACCCGGCGTCCGGCTGCTCATCGAGCTGGAGGCCATCGGTGAGGCGGACGAGCGCGGTGTGCGCACCGTGATGGCCACGCTGAACGGTCAACTGCGGCCGATCCAGGTACGGGACCACTCCGTGGCGTCGGACATCCCGGCGACCGAGAAGGCCGACAAGGCCAACTCGAACCATGTCGCGGCGCCGTTCGCGGGCGTCGTCACGCTGGCGGTGGCCGAGGGCGACACCGTGGAGGCCGGTGCGACGGTGGCCACGATCGAGGCGATGAAGATGGAGGCCTCCATCACGGCCCCGAAGGGTGGCACGGTGTCCCGGCTCGCCATCAACGCCATCCAGCAGGTGGAGGGCGGCGACCTGCTGGTCGAACTCGCCTGA
- a CDS encoding MBL fold metallo-hydrolase, which yields MFFVDTIEIEGLGNRHYLVGGPLAAVAVDPPRDIDQVIAAAARRGVRITHVVETHIHNDYVTGGLELARVTGAAYLVPAAAQVAFARIPVHDGDVIEIDEELSVRALATPGHTPHHTAYVLEEAGTPVAAFTGGSLLMGTVGRPDLVEPRLTENLARAQHASAHRLAAELPDDTSILPTHGFGSFCSSGQTEGEASTIGREKAVNAALVQDVDSFVAGLLAGLEDVPAYYAHMGPANSAGPDPVDLTAPRRADAAEIGLRLAAGEWVVDLRNRVAFAEGHVAGSFNFEADGKIATYLAWMIPWGKPVTLLAETPQQLADAQRELVRVGIDHPAAAATGSPSDWLSPGQVPASFRRAAFADLAAELSRAEVPPVVLDVRRDSERAGGYVEGSVHIPVHALHQRIDELPAGQVWVHCAGGMRAGIAASLLDAAGRDVVAVDDGFDRAAEAGLTVRAAA from the coding sequence ATGTTCTTCGTCGACACCATCGAGATCGAGGGTCTGGGCAACCGGCACTACCTGGTCGGGGGCCCCCTGGCCGCGGTGGCGGTCGATCCGCCGCGTGACATCGACCAGGTGATCGCGGCGGCCGCGCGCCGTGGCGTGCGCATCACGCACGTCGTGGAGACACACATCCACAACGACTACGTGACGGGCGGTCTGGAGCTGGCCCGGGTCACCGGCGCCGCCTACCTGGTGCCGGCCGCCGCGCAGGTCGCCTTCGCCCGTATCCCGGTCCACGACGGCGACGTCATCGAGATCGACGAGGAACTGTCCGTGCGGGCCCTGGCGACCCCCGGCCACACCCCGCACCACACCGCGTACGTCCTGGAGGAGGCCGGTACGCCGGTCGCCGCGTTCACCGGCGGATCCCTGCTCATGGGCACCGTGGGCCGCCCCGACCTGGTCGAACCGCGCCTCACGGAGAACCTGGCCCGCGCCCAGCACGCCTCCGCGCACCGCCTCGCCGCCGAGCTGCCCGATGACACCTCGATCCTCCCCACCCACGGCTTCGGCAGCTTCTGCTCCTCCGGGCAGACCGAGGGTGAGGCGAGCACCATCGGCCGGGAGAAGGCCGTGAACGCGGCCCTGGTCCAGGACGTCGACTCCTTCGTCGCCGGTCTGCTCGCCGGCCTGGAGGACGTCCCCGCCTACTACGCGCACATGGGCCCGGCCAACTCCGCCGGCCCGGACCCCGTCGACCTGACCGCCCCCCGGCGCGCGGATGCCGCGGAGATCGGCCTGCGGCTCGCGGCCGGCGAATGGGTCGTGGACCTGCGCAACCGCGTCGCGTTCGCCGAGGGCCATGTCGCGGGCTCGTTCAACTTCGAGGCCGACGGCAAGATCGCCACCTACCTGGCGTGGATGATCCCGTGGGGCAAACCCGTCACCCTGCTCGCCGAAACACCCCAGCAGCTCGCCGACGCCCAGCGCGAACTGGTCCGGGTCGGGATCGACCACCCCGCGGCCGCCGCCACCGGCAGCCCGTCCGACTGGCTGAGCCCCGGCCAGGTTCCGGCATCGTTCCGCCGGGCGGCCTTCGCCGACCTGGCCGCCGAGCTGTCCCGGGCAGAGGTGCCGCCGGTGGTCCTGGATGTGCGCCGCGACTCCGAGCGCGCCGGCGGGTACGTCGAGGGCTCGGTCCACATTCCCGTACACGCACTGCACCAGCGGATCGACGAGTTGCCCGCCGGGCAGGTGTGGGTGCACTGCGCCGGCGGTATGCGGGCCGGGATCGCGGCCTCGCTGCTGGATGCGGCCGGGCGCGACGTGGTCGCCGTCGACGACGGCTTCGACCGGGCGGCAGAGGCCGGCCTGACCGTCCGCGCCGCCGCCTGA
- a CDS encoding DinB family protein: MAVNELDTHDLAGAPAVSGERAEWLEVLDKHRNFLRFTTRDLTDEQARKQTTASALCLGGLIKHVTEVERCWVDFILNGPSPTADFMAMTEADWARREDGFRLLPDETLAGVLAAYAEMARRTDEVVAALPDLDAAWPLPKAPWFEENAQWSARRVLMHVVAETAQHAGHADIIRESIDGAKTMG; this comes from the coding sequence ATGGCTGTCAACGAGCTGGACACCCATGACCTGGCAGGGGCACCGGCCGTCAGCGGCGAGCGTGCCGAGTGGCTGGAGGTGCTGGACAAGCACCGGAACTTCCTGCGCTTCACCACTCGTGACCTCACCGACGAGCAGGCCCGGAAGCAGACCACGGCGAGCGCCCTGTGCCTGGGCGGTCTCATCAAGCACGTCACCGAGGTCGAGCGGTGCTGGGTCGACTTCATTCTCAACGGCCCGTCCCCCACGGCCGACTTCATGGCCATGACGGAGGCCGACTGGGCCCGTCGCGAGGACGGGTTCCGGCTGCTGCCCGATGAGACGCTGGCCGGTGTGCTGGCCGCCTACGCCGAGATGGCCCGCCGGACCGACGAGGTGGTCGCCGCTCTGCCCGACCTGGATGCCGCGTGGCCGCTGCCGAAGGCCCCGTGGTTCGAGGAGAACGCCCAGTGGTCGGCCCGCCGGGTGCTGATGCACGTCGTCGCCGAGACCGCCCAGCACGCCGGCCACGCAGACATCATCCGCGAGTCCATCGACGGGGCCAAGACGATGGGCTGA